acctagaagcagtaaaaggccgtttcgttttagtatgggactcctaagcagtgtaCATTAACGATGCAAAATTTGagcccaggatctatcagttaGATTAAGTTTAATGATATTGAGTGAAACGGATATTTTTTAAGTTTTTCAATATTACATATTTGTTTCAATATATAGATTAACATTAACCTGTAGTGGTTGGCCCTATCTTGAGCCGACATCagaatatattcaatataatttaaCATTAAGATTTGATCAAGAAACAACTGAATGTTatagtaaataatgataaacttaaGTTTATAATGACATAATTAATCCTAATTTGATCTGTAATTTAAATTATAAGATTAGCttcaaaattattgatttcattattaaaatcAATTACATCTTGGAGGATTAATAAGTTGTCAGTTCACTTGGATAAATTTTCTAACTGAATGGTAGATTCAGTTCTTTAAGCTCTCTGATAACCTCTAGCCTAAATTTATACAACGACTTGAATACGGGAGAAAAAGGCgtgaaatatggaagaaacGCTTTACTTAAAtttcgtttatgtacagaaaatctggATTATTTTAGATGAACTTAGGCTTCCGGAAGTttctggaacgctactaaacCTAGTAGTAGAATAAGTAATCATTCAAACAGAAATGTAACATGTTACTTTTCAATTTCTaaatgtttctggcaaaacttctaTTTAATGTTGATTGAATAAGATGTTTCCCAGCGTTTTTAGAGCCTTTTTTTTAAGAGTTTTCTAGATCTTCCCAATAACTTATACTCATTTCTACCAGTTCCTCATAAAACACGAAGCTTTTCTAATTCAAAATAAACTTACCAGTAGTTTGAAAGCATTGAAAGAATAATGAACTGAATATCTTGACTTTCAGGTAGATAGTAAACAATAAGACAGTAACGAATTAAGTATATTTCTAGTAATTGCATTTCAAAGGGaatacttttttaaaatcttATCATAACATATGTGTGTAACTGAGTAAAATAACGAAAAGCTTATTAATTTTAACAGATGTTTCCTGGGATTCTAGCGCGAAATTGTGACTAGTGAATTCTCTCAAAGTGAAACCATTTACCTGATGTCACTATGTTAACACTGGCCTTGGCAaccttaactaatttgaataatatctaacatcaacagtatatcactgtgtcacatgacacatatatttttgtagacctgattgatatattttggtaattattgctttgttgttccgtgctgtctgttttcgttttaatttctctagttgtagatagttatcattaattcgatctggtacaggaaatgaccttaattcctccgttcataaatcaatagGCTGTCgatttaagaaaaattaaaagttccCAGCTGATGCACTGTATTGTTgatgtaatacatgtactacctaaacaattactgaactagtatacttaaaactatcttatatcacatgtttgttttgtacatctaatgttactatttatatcaaattgatcatgcctgtaaactggcgtgaattctgtaattattgtttccagaatgtatatatataattgttattaataataatcaacaatgGTACTGGAAGACGTTGTGAAGTATTCGATGTTACGAATGAAAATTATGGCATACTTATTCAATGGTTTAAAGTTTAAAAACTCACCACGAGATTTGAATATCCTGTCTCCGACCTTATGGAAAAACATTTCTGAAGTGTTCATCGAAATAGagatctcttttttttcttttttaactaATTGTCTGACTACAGTCACTCTGAAACATGATACACATCATTTACATTATACAATTGTCTACTTATGAATATTAATATATTCATCCAACTCTAAGACACAAATCAGTCATTTTTTGTTTGGTAAATAGGTCGGTATATACACTGACATATATTGTTAGACAAGTAAACAAATAATCTTTAAAACGGAACAACATTCATCCCTCTATATCTCCCCTACGTCTAATTCAACATgatgaataaagaaaaacaaacgctagaagaaaaaaaattgaattttcaCTTCCTAGTCATAATCATATTTTTATGTACGATAGATTTTGTCAAACCAAtcaccaaacaaacaaaaaactacAACTAAGAATACCGTTTTACATTGTTGCTTTTACTCAATTATTGGACATGtatttgtctacaatttatgACCACGtgtgtttgtatatatataggtCGTTTTGTAGCACGTTATATTAGCGTTCACTCGGAAACAGGAACGATCTGAAACAacaacacaacagtcaggaTCGGTAAATGCCTCTAAACTAAGAATGCGGCGTACTGGCACaacatatataataaaaatagaaaGACACGGTTCGAGTACAAAAAAAGGGGAACTGCAGGTTAAGCTTACGTAGGGCTTGTTCCTCTTCTTCTAGTACGTTTACTTTTTACTGTCCtacaataaaaaaaactcaCCTTAGTAACGTCACATGTAATGAGTTTTTATACTGTTACAAGTTCATTAGTTAAATATTGCGCAATTCAAATCATTAAAGCAATGACCAATCAAAACATAGTAAGCATTTTAAAATAGGATTAGGAAAATTCATTTAGGTTCCAAACAACTGATAATCATCAGTGCTTTTCTAACTAGTTAACTTACATTATTCAGTGATGCAACACGAAATGATTTCAAATAAACCAGTAAGATGTTTGTTTTAATcattagaaaataaattatgGAATCATTCATATagttgaaataataacaataataacaaaaataataacacGATTCAAATAAAATCAGGTATCAATGAGCAATGTCAACAAACTTTCAACTTacttacttttacttacttacgcctgttactcctaatggatcacaggccaccgatcagcattctccaacccactctgtctcggatcttcttttctagttctattcaattgttgttcattattctcatgtctatctccatttcccagcgtaacgtgttctttgttcttcctaTTCTcatttgaccttcaggattccatgtgagggttgcttgctttgtgacgcagttggatgctttgctcactgtgtgttctatccacttccagtacttcttcctgatttcttcctccactgggatctggtttgttctctcccatagtaggttgttgctgatagtgtctgaccaacggattcgaagtattttgcgtagacaattgttaataaacacctgtattttctggatgatggctttcgtagttctccaggtttccaccctaTACAGCAGAGCTGtttcgacatttgtattgaaaattctgaccttggtgttggttgacagttgttttgagttccagatgttcttcagttgtaaatatgctgctcttgctttgttgATCACCGCCTTCACAtcttcatcagatccaccacgttcatcaataatgctgcccgaatatgtaaaggtttttaggtcatccaaatcttctccgtcaatttcgattggattggtgcatgctgtgttgtattagagaatcttgcttttccctttgtgtatgctgagccctactgctgctgaggctactgctacactggtcgtcttctcctgcatttgttgttgcgattgcgatagaagggccagatcatctgcgaagtttagatagtccaactgcatcctagatgtccattgtatcccgcgtttcccttcagatgttgacgtcttcatgatccagtcgatcaccaggagaaagacaaagggtgagagtaagcaacattgcctgacaccggtctttatttcgaacgactttgtcaactgtcctccatgcatgattttgcagtgtaatccatcatatgaactctgtatgatattgactatcttctcaggcacgccgtagtgtcgaagaagtttccatagtgttgttctgtccacgctgtcaaatgccttttcgtagtcaatgaagttgatatagagtgatgaattccattcaagtgattgttccacaatgatccgtagagttgcgatttggtctgtacacgatctatccttacggaatcctgcctgttggtcacgaagttgggcgtctacgcagtccttcatcctgtttaacaataccctattgaagacttttcccggtattgagagaagagtgatacccctgtagttatcacagttgctgagatcgcctttttTCGGTactttgatcagaagtccttctttccagtctgttagtacttgttcttcatcctaAATCTTATttaagagaatgtggagtatccttgcagttaccgctacgtctgctttcagtgcctctgctggaatgttgtctggtcctgctgctttgccacttttgatttgtctgatggccatgctgatttcttcaattgttggtgggccaacatcgattgggaggtctgtgggtgctgcttcgatgttgggtggattcagtggagctggtcgattcaagagttctttgaagtgttctacccacctgttttgctGTTCTTCActgttggtgattactttgccttccttgcatttcactggtcgttctggtttacggtgattcccagagagtttctttgttatgtcatacactcctctcatgtttccttctcttgcagcatTTTCCGCCGCCATTGTTAAAtattccacatatttacgtttgtcagtacTGATGcccctcttcacttgcttgttcacttctgtgtattcagcttgtgccttggctttttctgctcttgttcggctggtattgattgctgccttcttgttcctccgttattgaatcttatccaatgtaccaacagtgatccattcctttcAACTTACCATGTCAAAAAAGTCTTGAAATGCATTGTCAAAATTATGATTTTGATTTGAATCAAATGAAACCTGTTGTTAGTCCGATCAGTTGTATTATCAATGAAAGTGATCAGAAAAGTCGACATTGTCATCGTCATCACCAACATCAACACACACGACATAAACAAGTATGGCATTGGGAACAGTTGGACACCACACTCAATTATGTCCccacattttatttaaacaacaaaTATCATTCAGATAGTTACCTACTTCGATCGCATCAACAGGAATATCCAGTACCACCGAATACACCACACAAATGCACtacaaaatcatcaaactaccaATTCACCGAGAATAAGTACAATTCATCTACTTCGTTCACACTGCACAGGTCACAAGTATATCATCACATATCATCTCCAGTACCAATCATCCAACCAGTTACAACTTCATTTTGTGTGTGCCGTACTCGCAGTAGGAATTCACCAAACTGCACAATGTCATCTGGTAGAGCTTCCAAGTATTTGCTTGCTGAACATATACGGAGTAAAAGTGAAGGGAAACACATTGACCACATACACAACTCACATCTTGATGGACACGCAAAATGCAGTGTTTGTATTGATTCGACTTGTCGTTCTTCTCAACTTCCATACAAATTATCAAGTTATTCGTCTTCCAATATTCCATGTTCAAAGAGTGTGAATGGTGTTGTGGAATGGGAAAACATTCCATATTCTGATAAACAAGTGTCTCCCAGTCCACCATCCACATCGAACAGATCTAGTTTGAAGCAAATGAAACTGACTGGTAAGTTGACACACAGTTTCCAATGTCCGTTTCCAATGTTGTTTATTGACCGGATGCAACTTGGTTTCAGATCGGTCTCCTTACAGATTTGTAAGTTCCACAATAAATAATTAGTTCCATCCATACTGAGATAGAAGAACGACTGATGTTTATTCTTATGAGGAATATTGTGTAGACCTAagttaattttgttttcaaGTTTTCATAACATTGTAGAAATTTTGTGGTCTTATTTCCTGTGACAAACCCATTTCACTCGTAGTTATTCAATGAATAGGTGTACATGATGCGTAAATGTAAGTAATATGGAGATAACTATACAATTGGTTTCTCACTCCAAACAGAACATTTATCCATGCAATTTTCCATATTcacttctgataataatgaataatggtTTGTGCTACTTGAACTATGAACAAATGATGTTCGAACAAGACACTTTCTAGCTCAGATAATCAAAAGTACTCGAGTGATTATGTCTAATAGTGACCCAGTCAAATCCTATAACAATTGTTATCCAGTTGTTAGTATGACAATCACTTAATACTAGAGATACTCCACCAATAGTTATCTAACTGATAGTGATATTTCACAGTTGGCATTCTTTTATTCAATTCAAGACATATTTCTCTGAAATCAATGATGAATAGAATATGAGGAGTTACAACTATCACGTGTCATAACTgcttaatcaatcaatcaatcaatcgaagGTGGACATTGAGGGTCGTGAAATATTTTAACAGAAATTGACTAGTAAGCATTACAAATAGATTTTCATGTATAAGTGTCATTCGACTAGAAAACGTTAACCTTGAATGTATTCTAATTTAAAGAGACTAAGCTCTAATCAACTTCCACTTCGATAATGGTTCATCGAACAGAAATTCATCCATGTCATTTTGTAATGTTTCGATACCAAGTTCTCTTTTGATATTGAATGGTTAGGATAATTACTGTGACATCTACACAGaaattgaatattgatttaCATGGTGACACGATAAATCATTGGTCCGATCCTCTCGTCTAATTACTTTGATCACAACTTACATACAGTTCATTTAAACATCTATCGGCTGAACAACAGAAGTGTATGGATTAACTCATTCATATGATGATTGTTGCATGGAAT
This genomic stretch from Schistosoma haematobium chromosome 5, whole genome shotgun sequence harbors:
- a CDS encoding hypothetical protein (EggNog:ENOG410VZFN), with the translated sequence MWSILAVTATSAFSASAGMLSGPAALPLLICLMAMLISSIVGGPTSIGRSVGAASMLGGFSGAGRFKSSLKCSTHLFCCSSLLVITLPSLHFTGRSGLRLEMHCQNYDFDLNQMKPVVSPISCIINESDQKSRHCHRHHQHQHTRHKQVWHWEQLDTTLNYVPTFYLNNKYHSDSYLLRSHQQEYPVPPNTPHKCTTKSSNYQFTENKYNSSTSFTLHRSQVYHHISSPVPIIQPVTTSFCVCRTRSRNSPNCTMSSGRASKYLLAEHIRSKSEGKHIDHIHNSHLDGHAKCSVCIDSTCRSSQLPYKLSSYSSSNIPCSKSVNGVVEWENIPYSDKQVSPSPPSTSNRSSLKQMKLTGHIIIMDEDEDNDDE